A genome region from Wielerella bovis includes the following:
- the dnaA gene encoding chromosomal replication initiator protein DnaA, with amino-acid sequence MKLADFWAHALRRLYADLSEQQFNRDIAPITVGEDNGVWVIYAKNQFAVNLLRSQYASRIMALHTELAPNAPELTYKVGVGESVAMAAENPLSGSPKTEISTENTSFSDNPITQPENEIAPIASKKTTAQDILAQRMNNLRPTKKEDSVQAAPKSRSAIEEEREREEAEQRHTQTNLSPDYTFDTLVEGKGNQLAAQVAKSIAEAPGDSMYNPFFVYGSTGLGKTHLVQAIGNELLRLNPKARVRYMHSDEYLKTFMATVRNKTWDTFKQQYLHYNLLIIDDIQFIQGKDRTMEEFFFLFEHFHSRNQQIILTCDQLPSSLENMEKRLISRFSWGMTIRLEPPELEMRVDILERKAHTAGIRLEEDAALFIAQNVKQNVRELEGALNRVIARCRFEKRSTIDIDLATDALQDIVASNYKPITVELIMKAVADHYHITIRDILGKKRSRNLARPRQMAMAITKELTNLSLPAIGEAFGGRDHTTVMHAVKTIAKLRQDDPELKQDYDKLLIVIQH; translated from the coding sequence ATGAAATTAGCCGATTTTTGGGCGCACGCCCTGCGCCGTCTGTACGCTGATTTAAGCGAACAGCAATTTAACCGCGACATTGCCCCGATTACGGTGGGCGAAGATAATGGCGTGTGGGTAATTTATGCCAAAAATCAATTTGCAGTTAATTTGTTGCGCTCACAATATGCCAGCAGAATCATGGCATTACATACCGAACTCGCACCCAATGCGCCCGAATTGACGTATAAAGTCGGTGTGGGCGAATCTGTTGCAATGGCAGCAGAAAATCCACTTTCAGGCAGCCCGAAAACAGAAATATCCACAGAAAACACATCTTTTTCAGATAACCCAATCACACAGCCTGAAAACGAAATCGCACCAATTGCCAGCAAAAAAACGACTGCGCAAGATATTTTGGCGCAACGCATGAATAATTTGCGTCCTACCAAAAAAGAAGACAGCGTTCAGGCTGCCCCAAAATCACGCAGTGCGATTGAAGAAGAACGTGAGCGCGAAGAAGCTGAACAACGCCATACGCAAACCAATTTGTCGCCCGATTACACTTTTGACACGCTGGTGGAAGGCAAGGGCAACCAATTAGCAGCGCAAGTTGCCAAAAGCATCGCCGAAGCCCCCGGTGATAGTATGTACAACCCGTTTTTCGTGTATGGCAGCACAGGTTTGGGTAAAACCCACTTGGTGCAAGCAATTGGCAATGAATTGTTGCGCCTGAATCCAAAAGCGCGGGTGCGTTATATGCATTCCGATGAATATTTGAAAACCTTTATGGCGACCGTGCGTAACAAAACGTGGGATACATTTAAACAGCAATATTTGCATTACAATTTATTGATTATTGACGATATTCAATTTATTCAAGGCAAAGACCGCACGATGGAAGAATTTTTCTTCCTGTTTGAGCATTTCCATTCGCGCAATCAACAAATTATTTTGACCTGCGACCAATTACCCAGCAGCTTGGAAAACATGGAAAAACGCCTGATTTCACGCTTTTCGTGGGGCATGACCATTCGTTTGGAACCGCCTGAATTAGAAATGCGCGTGGATATTTTGGAACGCAAAGCGCATACCGCAGGCATTCGTTTGGAAGAAGATGCAGCTTTGTTTATCGCGCAAAATGTGAAGCAAAACGTGCGTGAATTGGAAGGCGCACTCAATCGCGTGATTGCGCGTTGTCGTTTTGAAAAACGCAGCACGATTGACATTGATTTGGCGACCGATGCGCTGCAAGACATTGTCGCCAGCAATTACAAACCGATTACGGTTGAGCTGATTATGAAAGCGGTTGCTGACCATTATCACATCACGATTCGCGATATTTTGGGCAAAAAACGCAGCCGCAACTTGGCACGTCCGCGTCAAATGGCAATGGCGATTACCAAAGAATTGACCAATTTGAGTTTACCTGCGATTGGCGAAGCATTTGGTGGGCGCGACCATACAACGGTAATGCACGCGGTTAAAACGATTGCGAAATTGCGACAGGACGACCCAGAATTGAAGCAAGATTATGATAAGTTGTTGATTGTGATTCAGCATTGA
- a CDS encoding DNA adenine methylase, translating into MSKPFLKWAGGKHKLAPLIQAQLPQAQRLVEPFVGSAAVSLALEFDEYLLNDNNPDLIHLYQTLKQEKQAFIDYAQSFFTPENNQETRFYDLREQFNHSDDVTERSALFVYLNRHAFNGLCRYNSKGLFNVPFGRYKSPHFPADEMCDFVAKSARMVLMCGDFQAAFALIEPDDAVYCDPPYVPLNETASFTAYSQNGFAWQDQLRLLQCVEQKAKNCRGVVLSNHDTPQTRELYRHAQFIENIEVQRNIAAKGSSRQKVKEILVHWNTKTFIKEMIL; encoded by the coding sequence ATGAGTAAACCTTTTTTAAAATGGGCAGGCGGTAAACACAAACTCGCTCCGCTTATTCAAGCGCAACTGCCACAAGCACAGCGTTTGGTTGAGCCGTTTGTGGGTTCGGCGGCGGTGTCATTGGCATTGGAATTTGACGAATATCTGCTCAATGACAACAACCCTGATTTAATTCATTTGTATCAAACATTAAAACAGGAAAAACAAGCGTTTATCGATTACGCGCAATCGTTTTTTACACCCGAAAATAATCAAGAAACGCGTTTTTATGATTTGCGTGAACAATTCAATCATAGTGATGATGTTACGGAACGATCGGCTTTGTTTGTGTATTTAAATCGTCATGCTTTCAATGGTTTATGCCGTTACAACAGCAAAGGTTTGTTTAATGTTCCATTTGGGCGTTACAAATCGCCGCATTTTCCAGCCGATGAAATGTGTGATTTTGTGGCAAAATCGGCGCGTATGGTTTTGATGTGTGGCGATTTTCAGGCTGCCTTTGCGCTGATTGAACCCGATGACGCGGTTTATTGCGATCCACCGTATGTGCCTTTGAATGAAACGGCTTCGTTTACTGCTTATTCGCAAAATGGATTTGCTTGGCAGGATCAACTGCGATTATTGCAATGTGTTGAGCAAAAAGCGAAAAATTGTCGTGGTGTTGTGTTGTCCAATCACGATACGCCACAAACGCGCGAATTGTATCGCCATGCCCAATTCATTGAAAACATTGAAGTTCAACGCAATATTGCCGCAAAAGGCAGCAGTCGGCAGAAAGTTAAAGAAATTTTAGTACATTGGAATACAAAAACTTTTATCAAGGAAATGATTTTATGA
- the dnaN gene encoding DNA polymerase III subunit beta, translating into MLILQTSRDDLLKPLQAVTGIVERKHTLPILSNVLLESINGKIQILATDLEIQIHTHGSDNDKGDFRITTNAKKLQDILRALPDDAMVQLDWADNRLTLKAGKSRFNLQTLPAEDFPTMNVANTTNATFAVSQEVFKNLISQVQYSMAVQDIRYYLNGLLMQVEGNQLRLVATDGHRLSYSASTIDVDLPKTEVILPRKTVLELNKLLTQPKENITVELLDNQVRFQCNDTVIVSKIIDGKFPDYNRVIPLDNDKIFVMNRMALLGALERSAILANEKFRGVRLQLSAGILRVVCSNNEQEEAQEELEIAYQGEELEVAFNIAFLMDVLRNTAGDDIQLAFGDATRSTLFTIPNQADFKYIVMPMRI; encoded by the coding sequence ATGTTAATTTTACAAACCTCACGCGATGACTTATTAAAACCCCTGCAAGCCGTAACAGGCATTGTAGAACGCAAACACACGCTGCCGATTTTGTCCAACGTTTTACTGGAAAGCATCAACGGCAAAATCCAAATTCTTGCCACTGACTTGGAAATCCAAATCCACACACACGGCTCGGATAACGACAAAGGCGATTTTCGCATCACCACCAACGCCAAAAAATTGCAAGATATTTTGCGCGCGCTGCCTGATGATGCGATGGTGCAACTGGATTGGGCAGACAACCGTTTGACCTTGAAAGCAGGTAAATCACGCTTTAATCTGCAAACCTTGCCCGCCGAAGATTTTCCAACCATGAATGTGGCAAATACCACCAATGCCACATTTGCCGTGTCGCAAGAAGTGTTCAAAAACTTAATTTCGCAAGTGCAATACAGCATGGCGGTGCAAGATATTCGCTATTATCTCAATGGTTTATTGATGCAAGTGGAAGGCAATCAACTACGTTTAGTGGCGACCGATGGGCATCGTTTGTCGTATTCTGCCAGCACGATTGACGTGGATTTGCCCAAAACCGAAGTGATTTTGCCACGCAAAACGGTGCTGGAATTGAATAAATTATTGACCCAGCCAAAAGAAAACATCACGGTGGAATTGTTGGACAATCAAGTGCGTTTCCAATGCAACGACACGGTGATTGTCAGCAAAATCATTGACGGCAAATTCCCTGATTACAACCGTGTGATTCCGTTGGATAACGACAAAATTTTCGTGATGAATCGCATGGCTTTATTGGGCGCATTGGAGCGTTCGGCGATTTTGGCAAACGAGAAATTCCGTGGTGTGCGTTTGCAATTATCAGCGGGCATCTTGCGCGTGGTGTGCAGCAATAATGAGCAAGAAGAAGCGCAGGAAGAATTGGAAATTGCCTATCAAGGCGAAGAATTGGAAGTGGCGTTCAATATTGCATTTTTGATGGACGTGCTGCGTAATACGGCTGGCGATGATATTCAGTTGGCATTTGGCGATGCCACGCGTTCTACGCTGTTCACCATTCCGAATCAGGCGGACTTTAAATATATTGTGATGCCGATGCGAATTTGA
- a CDS encoding AAA family ATPase gives MWTFPDYTPHRPIDWAQLTHRYAWLDEMRHVPQDPEWHGEGDVLTHTQMVVDELFRLPEFAELSLQNQHILFTTALLHDVEKRSTTRQEIRDGKTRIVSPRHAQKGELTARQILYRDIATPFAVREQICKLVRLHGLPLWAISKPDPERAVIAASLLVDTRLLAMLARADVLGRICADKDEILLRIDLFQEMCQELDCWGKPRAFATENARYHYLNQGGSADYVPYDDFACEVVMMCALAGSGKDTFIHKHLSHLPMISLDDIRRTHKFNPADSHDTAEAVRIGKELAKQYLREKRSFVFNATNLNRDLRSKWTGIFAAYGAKIKIVYLEVPHSQWLAQNKQREHSVPEKVLAQMLGKWEVPSFDEAHEIVFQAA, from the coding sequence ATGTGGACTTTCCCCGATTACACCCCACACCGCCCGATTGATTGGGCGCAACTGACCCACCGTTATGCGTGGCTGGACGAAATGCGCCACGTCCCCCAAGACCCCGAATGGCATGGCGAAGGCGATGTTTTGACCCACACGCAAATGGTGGTGGATGAATTGTTCAGGCTGCCTGAATTTGCCGAATTATCGCTGCAAAATCAACATATTCTGTTTACCACCGCCCTGTTGCACGATGTGGAAAAACGCAGCACCACGCGCCAAGAAATCAGAGACGGCAAAACGCGCATTGTCTCGCCACGCCACGCGCAAAAAGGCGAACTCACCGCGCGACAAATCCTGTACCGCGACATCGCCACGCCCTTTGCCGTGCGCGAGCAAATTTGCAAACTGGTGCGCCTGCACGGGCTGCCGCTTTGGGCAATCAGCAAACCCGACCCCGAACGTGCCGTCATTGCCGCCAGTTTGCTTGTGGATACGCGCTTGTTGGCGATGTTGGCGCGCGCGGACGTGTTGGGGCGCATTTGTGCCGACAAGGACGAGATTTTATTACGCATTGATTTGTTTCAAGAAATGTGTCAAGAATTGGATTGTTGGGGCAAACCACGCGCCTTTGCAACGGAAAATGCGCGTTATCATTATTTAAATCAAGGCGGTAGCGCGGATTATGTGCCGTATGATGATTTTGCTTGCGAAGTGGTGATGATGTGTGCTTTGGCGGGTTCGGGGAAAGACACGTTTATTCACAAACACTTATCGCATTTGCCCATGATTTCGCTGGACGACATTCGTCGCACCCACAAATTCAACCCAGCCGACAGCCACGACACCGCCGAAGCCGTGCGGATTGGCAAAGAATTGGCGAAACAATATTTGCGCGAAAAACGCAGTTTTGTGTTCAACGCCACCAATTTGAACCGCGATTTACGCAGCAAATGGACGGGCATATTCGCGGCGTATGGGGCGAAAATCAAGATTGTGTATTTGGAAGTGCCGCATTCGCAATGGTTGGCGCAAAACAAACAGCGCGAACACAGCGTGCCAGAAAAAGTGTTGGCGCAAATGTTGGGCAAATGGGAAGTGCCGAGTTTTGATGAAGCGCATGAAATTGTGTTTCAGGCTGCTTGA
- a CDS encoding RNA ligase family protein: MQKYARSLHAHISLGTTSDDRFMPRDYVRHFAALPDLVLTEKLDGQNNCFCAAGLFARSHAAPTQHAWDKPLLERWRLIKDDLGDLELFGENLYGIHSIAYSRLESYFYLFAVRQNGRWLSWDEVQFYAAMFDFPTVPEIPITQALATFTQNNLNENKQLENWLTANLGMAWMDYVQTSGQLGGYDPKTGEPCSEGFVIRNRADFATNNGNLPVQTNEFDNLFKLVRPKHVQTDVHWTKTWQPAQLIDYTKYHWESWQFVQG, from the coding sequence ATGCAAAAATACGCCCGCAGTCTCCACGCCCACATCAGTCTTGGCACGACATCAGACGACCGCTTTATGCCACGCGATTACGTCCGCCACTTTGCTGCCTTGCCTGATTTGGTGCTGACCGAAAAATTGGACGGACAAAACAACTGTTTTTGCGCCGCAGGACTGTTTGCGCGTTCCCACGCCGCGCCCACGCAACACGCTTGGGATAAACCCCTGCTGGAACGCTGGCGGCTGATTAAAGACGATTTGGGCGATTTGGAATTGTTTGGCGAAAATCTGTATGGCATTCATTCCATTGCGTATTCGCGTTTGGAAAGTTATTTTTACCTGTTTGCCGTGCGCCAAAATGGGCGTTGGTTGAGTTGGGACGAAGTGCAATTCTATGCCGCCATGTTTGATTTTCCGACCGTGCCAGAAATCCCGATTACGCAAGCACTCGCCACGTTCACGCAAAACAATTTAAATGAAAACAAGCAACTGGAAAACTGGCTGACCGCCAACTTGGGCATGGCTTGGATGGATTATGTGCAAACAAGCGGACAACTGGGCGGCTACGACCCCAAAACAGGCGAACCGTGTAGCGAAGGTTTTGTGATACGCAACCGCGCCGATTTCGCCACCAACAACGGCAATTTGCCCGTGCAAACCAATGAATTTGATAATTTATTTAAACTGGTACGCCCCAAACACGTCCAAACCGATGTGCATTGGACAAAAACATGGCAGCCCGCCCAACTGATTGATTACACAAAATATCATTGGGAAAGTTGGCAATTTGTGCAGGGTTAG
- the ispH gene encoding 4-hydroxy-3-methylbut-2-enyl diphosphate reductase codes for MTQKTITLANPRGFCAGVDRAISIVERALEEYGAPIYVRHEVVHNKFVVDNLRDKGAIFIEDLADVPQGATLIYSAHGVSKAVQAEAAERGFRVFDATCPLVTKVHKEVSRLDEQGYEIIMIGHAGHVEVEGTMGQLPSGKMKLVEVVEDVADLAVQNPDKLAYVSQTTLSVDETKDIIVALQARFPNIKNPHKEDICYATTNRQKAVKDLANECDIVIVVGSPASSNSNRLREVAASFGVDAYMVDNASYLEKQWFDGKSKVGVTAGASAPEILVQGVIEQIRAWGIDDVQQGEGEVESIVFVLPKELRK; via the coding sequence ATGACCCAAAAAACCATTACCTTAGCCAACCCACGCGGCTTTTGCGCGGGCGTGGACAGAGCCATCAGCATTGTAGAACGCGCTTTGGAAGAATACGGCGCACCGATTTATGTGCGCCACGAAGTCGTCCACAATAAATTTGTTGTGGACAATTTGCGCGACAAAGGCGCGATTTTCATTGAAGATTTGGCGGACGTGCCACAAGGTGCAACGCTGATTTATTCTGCGCATGGTGTGAGCAAAGCCGTACAAGCCGAAGCCGCCGAACGCGGTTTCCGCGTGTTTGACGCGACCTGCCCGCTCGTAACCAAAGTGCATAAAGAAGTGTCGCGTTTGGACGAACAAGGCTACGAAATCATCATGATTGGACACGCTGGACACGTTGAAGTGGAAGGCACCATGGGGCAACTGCCGTCTGGCAAAATGAAATTGGTGGAAGTGGTGGAGGATGTGGCGGATTTGGCGGTACAAAATCCTGACAAATTGGCGTATGTCAGCCAAACCACGCTTTCCGTTGATGAAACCAAAGACATCATTGTCGCCCTGCAAGCGCGTTTCCCCAACATCAAAAATCCGCACAAAGAAGACATTTGCTACGCCACCACCAATCGCCAAAAAGCCGTTAAAGATTTGGCGAATGAATGCGATATTGTAATTGTGGTCGGCTCGCCCGCATCGTCCAACAGCAACCGTTTGCGCGAAGTAGCGGCAAGTTTTGGTGTAGATGCGTATATGGTGGATAACGCATCTTATTTGGAAAAACAATGGTTTGATGGTAAAAGCAAAGTAGGTGTAACCGCAGGCGCATCCGCTCCCGAAATTTTGGTGCAAGGTGTGATTGAGCAAATCCGTGCGTGGGGCATTGACGATGTGCAGCAAGGCGAAGGTGAAGTGGAAAGTATTGTGTTTGTGTTGCCAAAAGAATTGCGAAAATAG
- a CDS encoding Abi family protein, protein MVSQPFKDWKTFADQIELLAQRGMVFHDKQQAEKELARIGYYRLSAYWYPFRQHLATGGRADVFVANTQFDDVIALYDFDNAIKILALEAIQHIEIAMRTQIAYTLGKQNPIAHTQAHYFNPKFNHAEWLAKYEHLRDHAKDDFVKHNLAKYGELPVWVACEIWDFGAMSKLYKMMTERDQRQIEKHFHLSHKELSSHLHALNIVRNVAAHHGRLWNKSAIGIPKIKKLHGFHWQYLNHEKPFVAFCLMKRMLDVIDPTRACDWGMRFQAALKTFPHQNCAPNEVNLQQFGIGIFPKTGELMNLSHWQLWK, encoded by the coding sequence ATGGTTTCACAACCATTTAAAGATTGGAAAACCTTTGCCGACCAAATTGAATTATTGGCACAACGCGGCATGGTTTTCCACGATAAACAGCAAGCCGAAAAAGAATTGGCGCGGATTGGCTATTATCGTTTGAGTGCGTATTGGTATCCGTTCAGGCAGCATTTGGCGACAGGTGGGCGTGCTGATGTGTTTGTTGCCAATACGCAATTTGATGATGTGATTGCGCTGTATGATTTTGATAATGCAATTAAAATTTTGGCATTGGAAGCCATACAGCATATTGAAATTGCCATGCGTACCCAAATTGCCTACACATTGGGCAAGCAAAATCCCATTGCCCACACCCAAGCGCATTATTTCAATCCCAAATTCAATCATGCCGAATGGTTGGCAAAATACGAACATTTGCGCGACCACGCCAAAGACGATTTTGTGAAACACAATTTGGCGAAATATGGCGAATTGCCCGTGTGGGTGGCATGTGAAATTTGGGATTTTGGGGCGATGTCCAAATTGTACAAAATGATGACGGAGCGCGACCAAAGACAAATTGAAAAGCACTTTCACTTATCCCACAAAGAATTAAGCAGCCATTTACATGCGTTGAATATTGTGCGAAATGTGGCAGCACATCATGGGCGTTTGTGGAATAAAAGCGCGATTGGTATTCCCAAAATCAAGAAATTACACGGATTTCATTGGCAATATCTGAATCATGAAAAGCCATTTGTGGCATTTTGTTTGATGAAAAGAATGCTGGACGTGATTGACCCCACACGAGCGTGTGATTGGGGAATGCGCTTTCAGGCTGCCTTAAAAACATTTCCACATCAAAATTGTGCGCCAAATGAAGTGAATTTACAACAATTTGGCATTGGCATTTTCCCGAAAACAGGCGAGTTGATGAATTTAAGCCATTGGCAACTTTGGAAATAG
- the lspA gene encoding signal peptidase II: MKFLPYWLVAIVAILLDQITKWAILAKFEYMERMNIIPNLFDLTLVYNPGAAFSFLANHSGWQKYFFIVLAFVISAWLARAIVKGEFGRWGNWAAACIIGGALGNVIDRFVHGKVVDFLLVYYENWYYPAFNVADSFICVGAALLVIDGIKQAKKAKQAG; this comes from the coding sequence ATGAAATTTCTTCCTTATTGGCTTGTTGCGATTGTAGCGATTTTGCTGGACCAAATCACCAAATGGGCAATTTTGGCAAAATTTGAATACATGGAACGCATGAATATTATCCCTAATCTGTTTGATTTAACGCTGGTTTATAACCCAGGGGCGGCGTTTAGTTTTTTAGCAAACCACAGCGGTTGGCAAAAATATTTTTTTATTGTGCTGGCATTTGTGATTTCGGCATGGTTGGCGCGCGCGATTGTGAAAGGGGAATTTGGTCGCTGGGGTAACTGGGCGGCGGCGTGTATTATCGGCGGCGCGCTGGGCAATGTGATTGACCGTTTTGTGCATGGTAAAGTGGTTGATTTTTTGTTGGTTTATTATGAAAACTGGTATTACCCCGCTTTCAATGTTGCCGACAGTTTCATTTGTGTGGGCGCGGCTTTGCTCGTGATTGACGGCATCAAACAGGCGAAAAAGGCAAAGCAGGCTGGCTGA
- the rpmE gene encoding 50S ribosomal protein L31 — MKQDIHPDYHEVNITCSCGNKFVTKSAMEKTDFNIEVCSHCHPFYTGKQKIVDTAGRVDKFNQKYGNMFKRSI, encoded by the coding sequence ATGAAACAAGATATTCATCCAGATTACCATGAAGTGAACATCACTTGCTCTTGCGGTAATAAATTCGTAACCAAATCTGCAATGGAAAAAACCGATTTCAATATTGAGGTTTGCTCACACTGCCATCCATTCTATACTGGCAAACAAAAAATTGTGGATACCGCTGGTCGCGTGGACAAATTCAACCAAAAATACGGCAATATGTTCAAACGCTCAATCTAA
- a CDS encoding tetratricopeptide repeat protein — protein MLSLIPHRKFTQLSIALLAAMLALPVTVAPNTYTTTTTSTNVSGQFQNDFATDLKLAQQGNALAQNNVGARYLFGLEGVQKDYAQAKVWLEKSAAQDNAGGQNNLGLMYQNGWGVKQDYAKAKSLFEKAAAQGDSLAQNNLGYMYDEGLGVKQDYAQAKSWYEKAAAQGLADAQNNLGYMYQQGWGVKQDYAQAKVWFEKAAAQGNTSGQNQLGFMYMQGLGVKQDYVQAKAGWKKLLRKEMQSHKTIWALCISMVWA, from the coding sequence ATGTTATCCCTTATCCCTCACCGAAAATTCACCCAATTATCCATAGCCTTATTGGCTGCGATGCTGGCATTGCCTGTTACTGTTGCGCCAAATACCTACACCACTACCACCACATCAACCAATGTTTCAGGGCAATTCCAAAACGATTTCGCTACCGATTTAAAATTGGCGCAACAAGGTAATGCACTTGCGCAAAATAATGTTGGTGCGCGTTATTTATTTGGTTTAGAAGGTGTACAAAAAGATTATGCTCAAGCCAAAGTATGGTTGGAAAAATCTGCTGCGCAAGATAATGCAGGCGGACAAAACAATTTGGGTTTGATGTATCAAAACGGTTGGGGTGTCAAACAAGATTATGCCAAAGCTAAATCATTGTTTGAAAAAGCTGCTGCGCAAGGAGATTCTCTCGCACAAAATAATTTGGGCTATATGTATGATGAAGGTTTGGGTGTGAAACAAGATTATGCCCAAGCTAAATCATGGTATGAAAAAGCTGCTGCGCAAGGATTGGCAGACGCACAAAACAATTTGGGCTATATGTATCAGCAAGGTTGGGGTGTAAAACAAGACTACGCCCAAGCCAAAGTATGGTTTGAAAAAGCTGCTGCGCAAGGAAATACAAGCGGACAAAACCAGTTGGGCTTTATGTATATGCAAGGTTTGGGCGTGAAACAAGATTATGTCCAAGCCAAAGCAGGTTGGAAAAAGCTGTTGCGCAAGGAAATGCAGTCGCACAAAACAATTTGGGCTTTATGTATCAGCATGGTTTGGGCGTGA
- a CDS encoding tetratricopeptide repeat protein, with translation MYQHGLGVKQDYAQAKAWYGKAAAQGNADAQYNLGFMYMQGLGVKQDYAKAKSLFEKAAAQGDADAQDALNYLRENGLIR, from the coding sequence ATGTATCAGCATGGTTTGGGCGTGAAACAAGATTATGCCCAAGCCAAAGCATGGTATGGAAAAGCTGCTGCGCAGGGCAATGCAGACGCGCAATACAATTTAGGCTTTATGTATATGCAAGGTTTGGGTGTTAAACAAGATTATGCAAAAGCTAAATCATTGTTTGAAAAAGCTGCTGCGCAAGGAGATGCAGACGCACAAGATGCTCTAAACTATCTGCGCGAAAACGGTTTAATCCGCTAA
- the pcnB gene encoding polynucleotide adenylyltransferase PcnB → MLKKIVGAILPKKRKPKKQMGTRHAIKLAIHNHSAIKVLEHLHQAGYEAYLVGGAVRDLLLGVQPKDFDVATNATPEQVHQIFRRSRIIGRRFQIVHVMMGADTIEVSTFRSGGKVKQNEFGRIMRDNAYGTMEQDALRRDFTCNALYYDIRNQEVIDFHTGLADIAAKKLVIIGDAAERYAEDPVRMLRAVRLSGKLGFSVDEATATPIASHAKLLRKEPVARLFDEMMKILFSGCALGCLKQLHLLGEDARIHPLFTAMFQAAAATDKQPEIGHLALQQTDARLRENKSVSVGFVLAALFWGQLEKRWLSGQKRGASPAAAMNEAINSLRDDMEKGWGVPQRYSATMREIWALQPQFAYQRGGRPFRLLAQTRFRAAYDFLLLRGQVSDELRELGEWWTKFQYGNEETRQAMTRNAPQATETLGDGSMKKKRRRPRKKKKSVVSE, encoded by the coding sequence ATGTTAAAAAAAATTGTAGGCGCTATCCTACCCAAAAAACGCAAACCCAAAAAACAAATGGGTACACGTCATGCCATTAAATTGGCAATTCACAACCATTCCGCTATTAAAGTGCTGGAACATTTGCATCAAGCAGGCTACGAAGCCTATTTAGTCGGCGGCGCAGTACGCGATTTATTATTGGGCGTGCAACCCAAAGATTTTGACGTTGCCACCAATGCCACGCCTGAACAAGTGCATCAAATTTTCCGCCGTAGCCGCATTATTGGGCGGCGATTTCAAATTGTGCATGTGATGATGGGCGCGGATACGATTGAAGTCAGCACTTTTCGCAGCGGCGGCAAAGTGAAACAAAACGAATTTGGTCGCATCATGCGCGACAATGCATATGGCACTATGGAACAAGATGCTTTGCGCCGCGATTTTACTTGTAATGCCTTGTATTACGATATTCGCAACCAAGAAGTGATTGATTTTCATACGGGTTTGGCTGATATTGCAGCAAAAAAATTAGTCATCATTGGTGATGCGGCGGAGCGTTATGCCGAAGACCCCGTGCGTATGCTGCGTGCGGTGCGCTTATCAGGCAAACTCGGTTTTAGTGTGGACGAAGCCACCGCTACACCCATTGCATCACATGCTAAATTGTTACGCAAAGAACCTGTGGCACGTTTATTTGACGAAATGATGAAAATTTTGTTTTCAGGCTGTGCATTAGGCTGCCTGAAACAATTACATTTATTAGGCGAAGATGCACGCATTCATCCCCTGTTTACCGCTATGTTTCAGGCTGCCGCCGCTACTGATAAGCAGCCTGAAATCGGACATTTGGCATTGCAACAAACCGATGCGCGTTTGCGTGAAAACAAATCGGTTTCGGTAGGATTTGTGTTAGCCGCTTTGTTTTGGGGGCAATTAGAAAAACGTTGGTTAAGCGGACAAAAACGCGGTGCCAGCCCCGCCGCTGCCATGAACGAAGCCATTAACAGTTTGCGCGACGATATGGAAAAAGGTTGGGGCGTACCGCAGCGTTATTCCGCCACGATGCGCGAAATTTGGGCATTGCAACCGCAGTTTGCCTATCAGCGCGGTGGTCGTCCATTTAGATTATTGGCGCAAACGCGTTTTCGTGCGGCATATGATTTTTTGTTGTTGCGCGGACAAGTAAGCGATGAATTGCGCGAATTGGGTGAATGGTGGACAAAGTTCCAATATGGCAATGAAGAAACGCGCCAAGCCATGACGAGAAATGCACCGCAAGCAACCGAAACATTGGGTGATGGCAGCATGAAAAAGAAACGCCGCCGTCCGCGTAAAAAGAAAAAATCGGTTGTTTCTGAATAA